One window of Lacerta agilis isolate rLacAgi1 chromosome 14, rLacAgi1.pri, whole genome shotgun sequence genomic DNA carries:
- the TNNT1 gene encoding troponin T, slow skeletal muscle isoform X1, whose product MSDEEAEYEEEQQEEEEQAEEEVADEPEQAAEPEEERPRPRPVVPQLAPPKIPEGERVDFDDIHRKRMEKDLLELQTLIDVHFEQRKKEEEELVGLMSRIEHRRAERAEQQRVRTEKERERQNKLAEEKMRKEEEEAKKRAEDDAKKKKVLSNMGAHFGGYLVKAEQKRGKRQTGREMKIRILSERRKPLNVENLSEQQLRDTAKELHDWIHQLESEKFDLMEKYKCQKYEINVLYNRISHAQKFKKGAGKARLGGRWK is encoded by the exons ATGTCTGATGAGGAAGCCGAGTACGAGGA GGAGCAGCAAGAAG AAGAGGaacaagctgaagaagaag TGGCTGACGAACCTgagcaggctgctgagccag AGGAAGAACGCCCCAGGCCCAG GCCGGTGGTTCCACAGTTGGCTCCTCCAAAAATCCCTGAGGGGGAGAGAGTAGATTTCGAT GACATCCACCGCAAGCGTATGGAGAAGGACCTCTTGGAGCTGCAGACCCTCATTGATGTGCACTTTGagcagaggaagaaagaagaggaggagctcGTTGGTCTCATGTCAAGGATT GAACATCGGCGGGCGGAACGTGCGGAGCAGCAGCGCGTTCGCACTGAGAAGGAACGGGAGCGGCAGAACAAACTGGCC GAAGAGAAgatgaggaaggaggaggaggaggccaagaAACGAGCAGAAGATGAtgccaagaagaagaaagtgCTATCCAATATGGGTGCTCATTTTGGCGGGTACCTGGTAAAG GCCGAGCAGAAACGTGGCAAGAGGCAGACAGGCCGTGAAATGAAGATCCGGATTTTATCGGAACGAAGGAAGCCGCTCAACGTAGAGAACTTAAGCGAACAACAGCTGAG GGACACAGCCAAGGAGCTGCACGACTGGATCCATCAACTAGAATCAGAGAAATTTGACCTGATGGAAAAATACAAATGTCAGAAGTATGAG aTCAATGTTCTTTACAATCGCATCAGCCACGCCCAGAAATT CAAGAAAGGTGCTGGAAAAGCCAGACTTGGTGGCCGCTGGAAGTAA
- the TNNT1 gene encoding troponin T, slow skeletal muscle isoform X3: MSDEEAEYEEEQQEEEEQAEEEEEERPRPRPVVPQLAPPKIPEGERVDFDDIHRKRMEKDLLELQTLIDVHFEQRKKEEEELVGLMSRIEHRRAERAEQQRVRTEKERERQNKLAEEKMRKEEEEAKKRAEDDAKKKKVLSNMGAHFGGYLVKAEQKRGKRQTGREMKIRILSERRKPLNVENLSEQQLRDTAKELHDWIHQLESEKFDLMEKYKCQKYEINVLYNRISHAQKFKKGAGKARLGGRWK, from the exons ATGTCTGATGAGGAAGCCGAGTACGAGGA GGAGCAGCAAGAAG AAGAGGaacaagctgaagaagaag AGGAAGAACGCCCCAGGCCCAG GCCGGTGGTTCCACAGTTGGCTCCTCCAAAAATCCCTGAGGGGGAGAGAGTAGATTTCGAT GACATCCACCGCAAGCGTATGGAGAAGGACCTCTTGGAGCTGCAGACCCTCATTGATGTGCACTTTGagcagaggaagaaagaagaggaggagctcGTTGGTCTCATGTCAAGGATT GAACATCGGCGGGCGGAACGTGCGGAGCAGCAGCGCGTTCGCACTGAGAAGGAACGGGAGCGGCAGAACAAACTGGCC GAAGAGAAgatgaggaaggaggaggaggaggccaagaAACGAGCAGAAGATGAtgccaagaagaagaaagtgCTATCCAATATGGGTGCTCATTTTGGCGGGTACCTGGTAAAG GCCGAGCAGAAACGTGGCAAGAGGCAGACAGGCCGTGAAATGAAGATCCGGATTTTATCGGAACGAAGGAAGCCGCTCAACGTAGAGAACTTAAGCGAACAACAGCTGAG GGACACAGCCAAGGAGCTGCACGACTGGATCCATCAACTAGAATCAGAGAAATTTGACCTGATGGAAAAATACAAATGTCAGAAGTATGAG aTCAATGTTCTTTACAATCGCATCAGCCACGCCCAGAAATT CAAGAAAGGTGCTGGAAAAGCCAGACTTGGTGGCCGCTGGAAGTAA
- the TNNT1 gene encoding troponin T, slow skeletal muscle isoform X4: MSDEEAEYEEEQQEEEERPRPRPVVPQLAPPKIPEGERVDFDDIHRKRMEKDLLELQTLIDVHFEQRKKEEEELVGLMSRIEHRRAERAEQQRVRTEKERERQNKLAEEKMRKEEEEAKKRAEDDAKKKKVLSNMGAHFGGYLVKAEQKRGKRQTGREMKIRILSERRKPLNVENLSEQQLRDTAKELHDWIHQLESEKFDLMEKYKCQKYEINVLYNRISHAQKFKKGAGKARLGGRWK; the protein is encoded by the exons ATGTCTGATGAGGAAGCCGAGTACGAGGA GGAGCAGCAAGAAG AGGAAGAACGCCCCAGGCCCAG GCCGGTGGTTCCACAGTTGGCTCCTCCAAAAATCCCTGAGGGGGAGAGAGTAGATTTCGAT GACATCCACCGCAAGCGTATGGAGAAGGACCTCTTGGAGCTGCAGACCCTCATTGATGTGCACTTTGagcagaggaagaaagaagaggaggagctcGTTGGTCTCATGTCAAGGATT GAACATCGGCGGGCGGAACGTGCGGAGCAGCAGCGCGTTCGCACTGAGAAGGAACGGGAGCGGCAGAACAAACTGGCC GAAGAGAAgatgaggaaggaggaggaggaggccaagaAACGAGCAGAAGATGAtgccaagaagaagaaagtgCTATCCAATATGGGTGCTCATTTTGGCGGGTACCTGGTAAAG GCCGAGCAGAAACGTGGCAAGAGGCAGACAGGCCGTGAAATGAAGATCCGGATTTTATCGGAACGAAGGAAGCCGCTCAACGTAGAGAACTTAAGCGAACAACAGCTGAG GGACACAGCCAAGGAGCTGCACGACTGGATCCATCAACTAGAATCAGAGAAATTTGACCTGATGGAAAAATACAAATGTCAGAAGTATGAG aTCAATGTTCTTTACAATCGCATCAGCCACGCCCAGAAATT CAAGAAAGGTGCTGGAAAAGCCAGACTTGGTGGCCGCTGGAAGTAA
- the TNNT1 gene encoding troponin T, slow skeletal muscle isoform X2 → MSDEEAEYEEEQQEVADEPEQAAEPEEERPRPRPVVPQLAPPKIPEGERVDFDDIHRKRMEKDLLELQTLIDVHFEQRKKEEEELVGLMSRIEHRRAERAEQQRVRTEKERERQNKLAEEKMRKEEEEAKKRAEDDAKKKKVLSNMGAHFGGYLVKAEQKRGKRQTGREMKIRILSERRKPLNVENLSEQQLRDTAKELHDWIHQLESEKFDLMEKYKCQKYEINVLYNRISHAQKFKKGAGKARLGGRWK, encoded by the exons ATGTCTGATGAGGAAGCCGAGTACGAGGA GGAGCAGCAAGAAG TGGCTGACGAACCTgagcaggctgctgagccag AGGAAGAACGCCCCAGGCCCAG GCCGGTGGTTCCACAGTTGGCTCCTCCAAAAATCCCTGAGGGGGAGAGAGTAGATTTCGAT GACATCCACCGCAAGCGTATGGAGAAGGACCTCTTGGAGCTGCAGACCCTCATTGATGTGCACTTTGagcagaggaagaaagaagaggaggagctcGTTGGTCTCATGTCAAGGATT GAACATCGGCGGGCGGAACGTGCGGAGCAGCAGCGCGTTCGCACTGAGAAGGAACGGGAGCGGCAGAACAAACTGGCC GAAGAGAAgatgaggaaggaggaggaggaggccaagaAACGAGCAGAAGATGAtgccaagaagaagaaagtgCTATCCAATATGGGTGCTCATTTTGGCGGGTACCTGGTAAAG GCCGAGCAGAAACGTGGCAAGAGGCAGACAGGCCGTGAAATGAAGATCCGGATTTTATCGGAACGAAGGAAGCCGCTCAACGTAGAGAACTTAAGCGAACAACAGCTGAG GGACACAGCCAAGGAGCTGCACGACTGGATCCATCAACTAGAATCAGAGAAATTTGACCTGATGGAAAAATACAAATGTCAGAAGTATGAG aTCAATGTTCTTTACAATCGCATCAGCCACGCCCAGAAATT CAAGAAAGGTGCTGGAAAAGCCAGACTTGGTGGCCGCTGGAAGTAA